The proteins below are encoded in one region of Streptomyces marianii:
- the rpsO gene encoding 30S ribosomal protein S15 has protein sequence MSLDAATKKQIMSEFGTKEGDTGSPEVQVAMLSRRISDLTEHLKTHKHDHHSRRGLLILVGQRRRLLQYLAKKDIQRFRTLVDRLGIRRGAAGAK, from the coding sequence GTGTCTCTCGACGCCGCCACGAAGAAGCAGATCATGTCCGAGTTCGGCACCAAGGAGGGCGACACCGGCTCCCCCGAGGTCCAGGTCGCGATGCTCTCCCGCCGCATCTCGGACCTGACCGAGCACCTCAAGACCCACAAGCACGACCACCACTCCCGCCGTGGTCTGCTCATCCTGGTCGGCCAGCGCCGCCGGCTGCTGCAGTACCTGGCCAAGAAGGACATCCAGCGCTTCCGTACGCTGGTCGACCGCCTCGGCATCCGCCGCGGTGCGGCGGGCGCCAAGTAG
- a CDS encoding transposase has product MGTGGPVLPSFAARPQGGGTAPCDQRAVFTAVVYALTSGCAWRHLSPTFGTSPATAHRRFTVWTEVGLWRRLHRAVLDELGARGEVVLTSAIVDAASVRAKRGDR; this is encoded by the coding sequence CTGGGAACTGGCGGCCCCGTTCTGCCGTCGTTCGCTGCTCGTCCGCAAGGTGGTGGGACCGCTCCGTGTGACCAGCGGGCTGTGTTCACGGCAGTGGTGTACGCCCTGACCAGCGGCTGTGCCTGGCGGCATCTGTCGCCGACGTTCGGCACGTCGCCCGCCACCGCGCATCGCCGCTTCACGGTATGGACCGAGGTCGGCCTGTGGCGCCGGCTGCACCGGGCGGTGCTGGACGAGCTCGGGGCCCGGGGCGAGGTGGTATTGACCTCGGCGATCGTCGACGCGGCCTCCGTTCGCGCCAAAAGGGGGGATCGCTGA
- a CDS encoding WXG100 family type VII secretion target: MADDIGTKVRYESVQEMANRIRTVSKNIVNDLVEMDQALKVVTGTWDGEAHREYEILQGKYKKRAEDMRDRLELVAQIVERGKDSYRATDIKGSRLFTESF, from the coding sequence ATGGCCGACGACATCGGCACCAAGGTCCGGTATGAGAGCGTCCAGGAGATGGCGAACCGCATTCGCACCGTCTCGAAGAACATCGTCAACGACCTGGTTGAGATGGACCAGGCGCTCAAGGTGGTGACCGGCACCTGGGACGGTGAGGCGCACCGCGAGTACGAGATCCTTCAGGGCAAGTACAAGAAGCGCGCTGAGGACATGAGGGACCGTCTGGAACTCGTCGCCCAGATCGTCGAACGGGGCAAGGACAGCTACCGGGCAACGGACATCAAGGGTTCGCGGCTCTTCACCGAGTCCTTCTGA
- a CDS encoding IS630 family transposase — MSDLVGDARRLSPSAQEALRLRAVAVLVAGRDRGDVAAVFGVSLKAVDSWWAKWQAGGREALVMQPRGKPVGVVHQVLGESEQAALRQAVLDHRPCDVGLSGQLWTRRLIGGLIAKLYRVRLTEPGVGKYLKRWGLSFQRPDKRAVEQDPEAVRRWHQETWPKIRTKAKADGGGILFADQVTGRTWGEKGKTPIVRRSGNRFSVNAMSAISTKGRMHFMVFTESFTAEVMCRFLDRLAGHFDQRVHLVVDGHSARRSKKVRDWLTAHLDDVELHFLPAYSPELNPDELVNADLKHSLPRQHRARDQAELAAETRRFFRRRQRQPHIVRGYFGGPHVRYVLNENPMSF, encoded by the coding sequence GTGAGCGATCTGGTGGGGGACGCGCGGCGTCTGTCGCCGTCGGCGCAGGAGGCCCTGCGGCTGCGTGCGGTGGCCGTGTTGGTGGCGGGCCGGGACCGTGGAGACGTGGCGGCAGTCTTCGGCGTGTCGCTGAAGGCCGTCGACAGCTGGTGGGCGAAGTGGCAGGCCGGCGGGCGAGAGGCGCTGGTCATGCAGCCGCGGGGCAAGCCGGTCGGGGTGGTGCACCAGGTGCTTGGGGAGTCGGAGCAGGCCGCCCTGCGGCAGGCGGTCCTCGACCACCGGCCCTGTGACGTGGGCTTGAGCGGGCAGCTGTGGACGCGGCGGCTGATCGGTGGCCTGATCGCGAAGCTGTACCGGGTGCGGCTGACCGAACCGGGGGTGGGCAAGTACCTGAAGCGGTGGGGGCTGTCGTTCCAGCGCCCGGACAAACGGGCCGTCGAACAGGACCCCGAGGCCGTGCGCCGCTGGCACCAGGAGACCTGGCCGAAGATCCGCACGAAGGCGAAGGCCGACGGCGGTGGGATCCTCTTCGCCGACCAGGTCACCGGCCGCACCTGGGGAGAGAAAGGGAAGACGCCCATCGTGCGGCGGAGCGGGAATCGGTTCTCCGTGAACGCGATGTCCGCGATCAGCACCAAGGGCCGCATGCACTTCATGGTCTTCACCGAGAGCTTCACCGCGGAGGTGATGTGCCGCTTCCTGGACCGGCTCGCCGGCCACTTCGACCAAAGGGTCCACCTCGTCGTCGACGGACACTCCGCCCGCCGGTCCAAGAAGGTGCGCGACTGGCTCACCGCCCACCTCGACGACGTTGAGCTGCACTTCCTCCCCGCCTACTCGCCCGAGCTGAACCCCGACGAGCTGGTCAACGCCGACCTCAAGCACAGCCTGCCCCGCCAGCACCGAGCCCGCGATCAAGCCGAACTCGCCGCCGAAACCCGCCGCTTCTTCCGCCGACGCCAGCGCCAGCCGCACATCGTCCGCGGCTACTTCGGTGGCCCGCACGTCCGCTACGTCCTGAACGAGAACCCCATGAGTTTCTGA
- a CDS encoding DinB family protein, translating to MIDEFAKDNLHGRLRRDREALLWKLDGLSEYDARRPLTATGTNLLGLVKHVATVEARYFGEVFERPSPEPLPRWQDSDGSDLWAAKDETRDQIIGFYRRTWKHSDATINELPLDAPGHVPWWPEPYQNTNLFAIMVHVLGESIRHAGHADILREGLDGRTGLRAEHEKQIDEEARAAHRAKIEQAARSAAPIKA from the coding sequence ATGATCGATGAATTCGCGAAAGACAATCTGCACGGGAGACTGCGGCGGGACCGCGAGGCGCTGCTCTGGAAACTCGACGGCTTGTCCGAATACGACGCCCGCCGACCTTTGACAGCGACCGGTACCAATCTCCTCGGCCTGGTCAAACACGTGGCCACCGTCGAGGCCAGGTACTTCGGCGAGGTCTTCGAGCGCCCTTCCCCGGAACCGCTGCCCCGGTGGCAGGACTCCGACGGCAGCGACCTGTGGGCGGCCAAGGACGAGACCCGCGATCAGATCATCGGCTTCTACCGGCGCACCTGGAAACACTCTGACGCGACGATCAACGAGCTTCCCCTCGACGCCCCCGGCCACGTCCCGTGGTGGCCGGAGCCCTATCAGAACACGAACCTCTTCGCCATCATGGTCCATGTCCTCGGTGAGTCCATCCGGCATGCCGGGCACGCCGACATCCTGCGAGAGGGTCTCGACGGCCGGACCGGGCTGCGCGCTGAACACGAGAAGCAGATCGACGAGGAAGCCCGTGCAGCCCACCGCGCGAAGATCGAGCAGGCCGCCAGGTCGGCCGCACCAATCAAGGCGTAG
- the eccD gene encoding type VII secretion integral membrane protein EccD, whose protein sequence is MSTTAATGFCRVTVVAPDSRIDVALPEDIAAADVYPEILRLTGQTQSAGTPTGYHLVRRDGTVLDGARTLAAQQVLDGEVLSLRPFAQSLPPAVFDDVSDAVAAAVTRDRHLWSDDLLRGAGRFGGVLLLVLVGFVLWFADPVRHDMHGLPGVIAGAAGLLLTAFSGVRARVYGDRATAVALGLGALPLLLIAGSGIIGQPPGDGPGRLQFLIGCVTVLVASVTLVVLTPSGDASFVAATFLAAVGTLATFVLIVAEASATTAAAVCVPVAVGLVAFLPGLSARFARLPIGYASPRTATADDFDTDPHDIPEAQPVDAERIAAQARRGHEMLLGLVGGCSAVVVGSAAVLGFSGNVWGQLLALSAGLAMLLRARLFRYTSQVVCALVAGISSIALLVLGLALNPPSDLVRELLVYGDRSGLDTRTIWLSTVVAAGAALVTAIGLIVPRKGLSPFWGRLLDLTESAVLLTLVPLCLAVLDVYDRARSLTGS, encoded by the coding sequence GTGAGTACGACCGCAGCGACCGGCTTCTGCCGCGTCACTGTCGTGGCACCGGACAGCCGGATCGACGTCGCCCTCCCCGAGGACATCGCCGCCGCCGACGTCTACCCGGAGATCCTCCGGCTCACCGGGCAGACGCAGTCCGCGGGCACCCCCACCGGCTACCACCTGGTCCGTCGCGACGGCACCGTCCTGGACGGTGCCCGGACACTCGCCGCCCAGCAGGTGCTCGACGGCGAGGTGCTCAGCCTGCGGCCCTTCGCCCAGTCGCTGCCGCCCGCCGTCTTCGACGACGTCTCCGATGCCGTCGCCGCCGCCGTCACCCGCGACCGTCATCTGTGGAGCGACGACCTGTTGCGAGGCGCCGGACGGTTCGGCGGGGTGCTGCTGCTCGTCCTCGTGGGCTTCGTCCTCTGGTTCGCCGATCCCGTACGGCACGACATGCACGGTCTGCCCGGCGTCATCGCGGGCGCGGCAGGTCTCCTGCTCACCGCGTTCTCCGGCGTGCGGGCCAGGGTGTACGGCGACAGGGCCACGGCTGTGGCCCTCGGCCTCGGCGCGCTCCCGCTGCTGCTGATCGCGGGCTCCGGGATCATCGGTCAGCCCCCCGGAGACGGCCCGGGCCGACTGCAGTTCCTGATCGGCTGTGTGACGGTCCTGGTCGCCTCGGTCACCCTGGTCGTCCTCACCCCGAGCGGGGATGCCTCGTTCGTCGCCGCGACCTTCCTGGCCGCTGTCGGCACGCTGGCGACCTTCGTCCTGATCGTGGCCGAGGCCTCCGCCACCACGGCCGCAGCGGTCTGCGTCCCGGTGGCCGTCGGCCTCGTCGCCTTCCTGCCGGGCCTGTCGGCACGCTTCGCCCGTCTCCCCATCGGCTACGCCTCCCCTCGGACGGCCACCGCGGACGACTTTGACACCGACCCCCACGACATCCCCGAGGCCCAGCCCGTCGACGCCGAGCGCATCGCCGCCCAGGCGCGCCGTGGCCACGAGATGCTGCTCGGATTGGTCGGCGGCTGTTCCGCGGTCGTTGTCGGCTCCGCGGCCGTCCTGGGTTTCTCCGGCAATGTCTGGGGCCAACTCCTCGCCCTCTCCGCCGGCCTCGCGATGCTGCTGCGAGCCCGGCTCTTCCGCTACACCTCGCAGGTCGTCTGCGCCCTCGTCGCGGGAATCTCCTCGATCGCCCTACTGGTCCTCGGTCTGGCCCTGAACCCGCCGTCCGACCTGGTCAGGGAGCTCCTGGTGTATGGGGACCGCAGCGGTCTGGACACCCGTACCATCTGGCTGAGCACAGTTGTCGCGGCCGGAGCCGCCCTCGTGACCGCCATCGGCCTGATCGTCCCGAGGAAGGGCCTCTCGCCGTTCTGGGGCCGACTGCTCGATCTCACGGAGAGTGCGGTGCTGCTCACGCTGGTTCCGCTCTGCCTGGCCGTGCTGGACGTCTACGACCGGGCCCGGTCCCTGACCGGCTCGTGA
- a CDS encoding WXG100 family type VII secretion target, with amino-acid sequence MAGSEFEGKSLDALYAMIASAKPGELTAVGDALEAAVPEIINIATDLRLYIDNVKWQGEGGDAFRVWGADMVSETLRLGDFTQVVASEMQRAGQALSEAKQAVPKPAGMCFADPEKEEARIEAETGPKLQEAIHQLERLSSYYQTTQDRIAAEPEPEFKPLEAQRSGERAYGTGVGAGSTYSSGAASYGGAQYSTTEAVSASSTSRGHATEQGIRPSAPPSAPEASVGTSLDSVGTLPPEPAVRPGQQVPTVPPMAGGPSTPPGPLLPPVAPVVGPQTGGGPSRAPSVPGGIGGPRGTGPLGALPPRVGGGEGIVGGKQMSGRASGSIGPRLPMGTVVGEERAGFGRGTGMPGYGAGMQGAPGVGTGAGGGRRLASQPGGTIGASAASGISGRGAFTPGGSGLVRPPGSTTSSQEDRRASAARPDYLSEDEETWAMGQRKIVPPVID; translated from the coding sequence ATGGCAGGAAGCGAGTTCGAGGGCAAGTCCCTGGACGCTCTGTACGCGATGATCGCCTCCGCCAAGCCGGGCGAACTCACCGCGGTGGGCGACGCCTTGGAAGCGGCAGTGCCGGAGATCATCAACATCGCCACGGATCTGCGCCTCTACATCGACAACGTGAAGTGGCAGGGCGAGGGCGGTGACGCCTTCCGTGTCTGGGGCGCCGACATGGTCTCCGAGACCCTGAGGCTGGGCGACTTCACCCAGGTCGTGGCCAGCGAGATGCAGCGCGCGGGCCAGGCACTGAGCGAGGCGAAGCAGGCCGTCCCGAAGCCGGCCGGCATGTGCTTCGCGGACCCGGAGAAGGAAGAGGCCCGTATCGAGGCGGAGACGGGCCCGAAGCTCCAGGAGGCGATCCATCAGCTGGAGCGACTGTCGTCGTACTACCAGACGACGCAGGACCGGATCGCGGCGGAGCCGGAGCCGGAGTTCAAGCCGCTCGAGGCGCAGCGCTCCGGGGAGCGCGCGTACGGCACAGGGGTTGGTGCGGGCTCAACCTACTCTTCCGGCGCAGCCTCCTACGGAGGAGCCCAGTACTCGACGACCGAGGCTGTCTCGGCAAGCTCGACCAGTCGAGGGCATGCTACGGAGCAGGGTATCCGTCCGTCCGCACCGCCTTCGGCGCCGGAGGCCTCTGTTGGTACGAGCCTCGACTCGGTTGGCACGCTCCCCCCGGAGCCGGCTGTCCGCCCTGGGCAGCAGGTCCCGACAGTGCCGCCGATGGCGGGTGGGCCGAGCACTCCGCCTGGTCCGCTGCTTCCGCCCGTCGCACCGGTGGTGGGCCCGCAGACCGGCGGTGGCCCGTCTCGCGCGCCGTCCGTTCCGGGTGGCATCGGGGGACCGCGCGGTACCGGTCCGTTGGGCGCATTGCCGCCTCGCGTCGGCGGCGGTGAGGGCATCGTCGGCGGGAAGCAGATGTCGGGCCGGGCCAGCGGCTCCATCGGGCCTCGGCTCCCCATGGGAACCGTGGTCGGTGAGGAGCGCGCCGGGTTCGGCCGTGGGACCGGGATGCCGGGGTACGGCGCCGGAATGCAGGGCGCACCCGGTGTTGGTACTGGTGCGGGTGGTGGCCGTCGGCTGGCCAGCCAGCCCGGTGGAACCATCGGTGCCTCTGCTGCGTCCGGGATCAGTGGGCGTGGCGCTTTCACTCCCGGCGGGTCCGGTCTGGTCCGCCCGCCTGGCTCGACCACCTCGTCCCAGGAAGATCGAAGGGCGTCCGCCGCACGTCCCGACTACCTGTCGGAGGACGAAGAGACGTGGGCGATGGGTCAGCGCAAGATCGTTCCTCCCGTCATCGACTAG
- a CDS encoding DUF397 domain-containing protein — MGTQQEKDELYALDISEVEWQGAPGTSPDEERVEIAYLPGGAVAMRSSLDPETVLRYTEAEWRAFVLGARDGEFDLQ; from the coding sequence ATGGGCACTCAGCAGGAGAAGGACGAGCTGTACGCGCTCGACATCAGTGAAGTGGAGTGGCAGGGCGCCCCAGGCACGAGCCCCGACGAGGAACGTGTGGAGATCGCGTACCTACCAGGGGGTGCCGTGGCGATGCGGTCGTCGCTGGACCCGGAGACCGTCCTGCGCTACACCGAGGCCGAGTGGCGCGCGTTCGTCTTGGGCGCCAGGGACGGGGAGTTCGACCTGCAGTGA
- a CDS encoding S8 family serine peptidase: protein MSPLARPFRTRAFGLLGALTAVVASWTVAAPAAQADDMRSRQWYLDAMKADELWKVSTGKGITVGVLDTGVDSTVSELHGVKVLPGRNFYGEGPGRVDNKDTDRHGTNMAITIAGNGANGGIKGLAPNVTILPVKTGSAVDVGGATAATEGIRYAVDNGARIINMSFGGYRQEDAEIARWQEAVDYALKKGALLFAASGNDGLDTDSYPASAPGVVAVGALDSKGKVTKFSNYGDYVALAAPGDDMPGRCSSDKNTYCETFGTSQATAVASASAALIWSAHPDWTANQVLRVMMETAGHNGPVPSKYIGYGSIRPAQVLLEGKGDPGPPDVNPLLAARSSRSPAPQTSPSPESTGAGDNGQSSQESPSKAPEAAAGSNGGGLPLWAIVASAAAGVVIIGVVVAVSVRSRRA from the coding sequence ATGTCCCCCCTTGCCCGACCCTTCCGTACGCGCGCCTTCGGTCTTCTCGGCGCCCTGACGGCGGTCGTCGCTTCCTGGACCGTGGCAGCTCCCGCTGCCCAGGCCGACGACATGCGGTCGCGTCAGTGGTACCTGGACGCCATGAAGGCCGACGAACTGTGGAAGGTGTCCACGGGCAAGGGGATCACAGTCGGAGTCCTGGATACTGGCGTTGATTCAACGGTGTCTGAACTCCACGGCGTCAAGGTGCTGCCGGGCCGCAACTTCTACGGCGAGGGCCCCGGCCGTGTGGACAACAAGGACACCGATCGGCACGGCACCAACATGGCCATCACCATCGCGGGCAACGGGGCGAACGGTGGAATCAAGGGCCTCGCACCCAACGTAACAATCCTGCCCGTGAAGACAGGCTCAGCCGTGGACGTCGGCGGCGCGACAGCCGCGACCGAGGGCATCCGGTACGCCGTCGACAACGGCGCCCGGATCATCAACATGTCCTTCGGCGGCTACAGGCAGGAGGACGCCGAGATCGCGCGATGGCAGGAGGCAGTGGATTACGCCCTTAAGAAGGGAGCCCTGCTCTTCGCCGCTTCAGGTAACGACGGCCTGGACACCGACAGTTATCCGGCGTCGGCCCCCGGCGTTGTCGCGGTCGGAGCCCTCGACAGCAAGGGCAAAGTCACCAAGTTCTCCAACTACGGTGACTACGTGGCGCTCGCCGCACCCGGTGACGACATGCCCGGCCGCTGCTCCAGCGACAAGAACACCTACTGCGAGACCTTCGGCACCAGCCAGGCCACCGCCGTCGCTTCCGCCTCCGCCGCGCTCATCTGGTCCGCCCATCCCGACTGGACCGCCAACCAGGTCCTGCGCGTGATGATGGAGACCGCGGGCCACAACGGCCCCGTCCCCAGCAAGTACATCGGCTACGGCTCCATCCGCCCTGCCCAGGTCCTCCTGGAGGGCAAGGGCGACCCGGGCCCGCCAGACGTCAACCCGCTGCTTGCCGCGCGGTCGAGCCGGTCACCCGCACCACAGACCTCCCCTTCTCCTGAGAGCACGGGGGCAGGCGACAACGGCCAGTCGTCCCAGGAATCGCCGTCCAAAGCGCCTGAGGCAGCGGCCGGGTCCAATGGGGGCGGCCTACCGCTCTGGGCCATCGTCGCCAGTGCCGCCGCGGGCGTCGTCATCATCGGCGTCGTCGTGGCGGTGAGCGTACGCAGCAGGAGAGCGTAG
- the eccCa gene encoding type VII secretion protein EccCa, which yields MSQIVVKRPPRSLPPEVPAEELKLESPPELPRGQQEGMLMQVLPMLGMGSSVVFFFMPGAHPFMRVMGILMLVSTVAMVIAQIVRFRKGTQGQIADVRRDYLKYLAQTRRTARRTARRQRDAQLYLHPSPEQLWSVVAEGSRVWERRVGDEDFGQVRIGLGAQQLSTPLIAPDTAPVDELEPLCAGAMQRFLAVHGSLDGLPMAVSLRAFYHVTVSGEPESAQAAARALVSQLVTLHSPEDLMVAVVAAPGAVAHWDWTKWLPHTQVPGQLDGAGTRRLFGDDLGELEQLLRSRLDGRPRFNRDSPPVLDQPHIVVVLDGGMVPPDSLFAAAEGLQGVTVVEVVSGELDEQRGGLSVIVRPGRLRLESGTGYAYEGVPDTMSPESAEALARQLAPLRIGGGDDDEPLLANLDFTDLLNLGDAGAVDVARTWRPRSTAERLRVPIGVGEDGLPVMLDLKEAAQEGMGPHGLCVGATGSGKSELLRTLVLGLAVTHSSETLNFVLADFKGGATFAGMSQMPHVAAVITNLADDLTLVDRMGDAIRGELQRRQELLRSAGNYANIHDYEKARAAGAPLEPLASLVLVIDEFSELLTAKPDFIDMFIQIGRIGRSLGVHLLLASQRLEEGKLRGLDTYLSYRIGLRTFSAAESRTALGVPDAYHLPSVPGSGYLKFGTDEMTRFKAAYVSGTYRTGGPQLSADQLPIERRTAVFTAAPVPVVYATPDPAHLAAPQKTEDDALADTVLDVVVRRLEGQGVPAHQVWLPPLDQAPSLDQLLPGLARTADRGLTATEYTRPGGLVVPLGLIDKPFEQRREVLYRDFSGAAGHMMVVGGPQSGKSTLMRTLISSFALSHTPSEVQFYALDFGGGGLSSLADLPHVGGVASRLDPERVRRTVAEVMGVLNRREEFFRSHNIDSIATYRRRRATGELPGEAWGDVFLIIDGWGTFRNDFEGLESMVTDIAARGLGYGVHIVITAARYMEIRAAIKDQMLGRLELRLGDVMDSEFDRKVATNVPTGVPGRGQVPEKLHFMGALPRIDDSSSASDLAEGTAAFVQAVRASWTGPGAPAVRLLPRKFPADRLPKGLEFPRHGVAIGIDETSLEPVFVDFETDPFFLVFGESESGKTNLLRLIAKQIAERYTPDEAKLVVGDYRRALLGALPESHLLEYAPMASSMQMHMEALSGVFARRQPPTDVTPQQLRDRSWWTGPQIFIIIDDYDLVSTSSGNPLSPLADYLPFARDTGVRFIIARNTAGASRSMYEAFMQRIKELGAQGVVLSGDPQEGDLIGNVRPRPMPPGRGYFASRKGGVSLVQLGQMPEL from the coding sequence GTGAGCCAGATCGTCGTCAAACGACCGCCGAGGTCCCTTCCCCCTGAAGTACCCGCGGAGGAACTGAAGCTGGAGTCCCCTCCCGAACTGCCGCGCGGGCAGCAGGAGGGCATGTTGATGCAGGTCCTCCCGATGCTCGGCATGGGCTCCTCCGTCGTCTTCTTCTTCATGCCGGGCGCACATCCGTTCATGCGGGTCATGGGCATCCTGATGCTGGTGTCGACGGTTGCGATGGTGATCGCCCAGATCGTCAGGTTCAGGAAGGGTACGCAGGGGCAAATCGCCGATGTCCGGCGCGACTACCTCAAGTACCTCGCCCAGACGCGACGGACGGCCCGCAGGACCGCGCGCCGGCAGCGCGACGCACAGCTGTATCTGCACCCCTCGCCCGAGCAGCTCTGGTCGGTGGTGGCCGAGGGTTCACGGGTATGGGAACGACGTGTCGGCGACGAGGACTTCGGGCAGGTGCGGATCGGGCTCGGCGCACAACAGCTGTCGACACCGCTCATCGCGCCGGACACGGCTCCGGTGGACGAGCTGGAACCGCTGTGCGCGGGGGCCATGCAGCGATTCCTGGCGGTGCACGGTTCCCTCGACGGGCTGCCGATGGCCGTTTCGCTGCGGGCGTTCTACCACGTGACGGTGTCGGGCGAGCCGGAGTCGGCGCAGGCAGCGGCCCGTGCGCTGGTGTCGCAGCTGGTAACGCTGCACTCACCCGAGGACCTGATGGTCGCGGTGGTGGCGGCGCCCGGAGCGGTGGCGCACTGGGACTGGACGAAGTGGCTGCCGCACACCCAAGTCCCCGGGCAGCTCGACGGGGCTGGAACGAGGCGGCTCTTCGGCGACGACCTGGGCGAGCTGGAGCAGCTGCTGCGCAGCCGGCTCGACGGGCGGCCCCGGTTCAACCGCGACAGCCCGCCGGTTCTCGACCAGCCACACATCGTGGTGGTCCTGGACGGCGGCATGGTGCCGCCGGACTCGCTGTTCGCAGCGGCCGAGGGGCTACAGGGCGTCACCGTCGTCGAAGTGGTCTCCGGTGAACTAGACGAGCAGCGCGGCGGGCTCTCGGTGATCGTACGGCCCGGGCGGCTGCGTCTGGAGTCGGGAACCGGCTACGCGTACGAGGGCGTGCCGGACACCATGTCGCCGGAGTCCGCCGAGGCCCTGGCCCGGCAGCTGGCCCCCTTGCGGATCGGCGGGGGCGACGACGACGAGCCGCTGCTGGCCAACCTGGACTTCACGGACCTGCTGAACCTGGGCGACGCGGGGGCGGTGGACGTGGCCCGGACCTGGCGGCCGAGGTCGACGGCCGAGCGGTTGCGTGTGCCGATCGGTGTCGGCGAGGACGGCCTGCCGGTGATGCTGGACCTCAAGGAGGCCGCGCAGGAAGGCATGGGCCCGCACGGGCTGTGCGTGGGTGCGACCGGTTCCGGCAAGTCGGAGCTGCTGAGGACGCTGGTGCTGGGGCTGGCGGTGACGCACTCGTCGGAGACGCTGAACTTCGTCCTCGCCGACTTCAAGGGCGGTGCGACGTTCGCGGGCATGTCGCAGATGCCGCATGTGGCCGCGGTTATCACGAACCTGGCCGACGACCTTACGCTGGTCGACCGGATGGGCGACGCGATCCGCGGTGAGCTGCAGCGGCGACAGGAGTTGCTGCGCTCGGCGGGCAACTACGCCAACATCCACGACTACGAGAAGGCGCGCGCGGCCGGCGCACCGCTGGAGCCACTGGCGTCCCTGGTCCTGGTCATCGACGAGTTCTCCGAACTGCTCACCGCCAAGCCGGACTTCATCGACATGTTCATCCAGATCGGCCGTATCGGCCGATCGCTGGGTGTGCATCTGCTGCTCGCCTCGCAGCGCCTGGAGGAGGGCAAGCTGCGCGGTCTGGACACCTATCTCTCTTACCGGATCGGTCTGCGGACCTTCTCGGCGGCGGAGTCGCGCACGGCGCTCGGTGTGCCCGACGCCTACCATCTGCCGTCCGTTCCCGGCTCGGGCTACCTGAAGTTCGGTACGGACGAGATGACGCGCTTCAAGGCGGCGTACGTGTCGGGTACGTATCGGACGGGCGGACCGCAGCTGTCTGCGGACCAGCTTCCGATCGAGCGAAGGACCGCCGTCTTCACCGCGGCGCCGGTGCCGGTCGTGTATGCCACACCGGACCCGGCTCATCTCGCGGCGCCGCAGAAGACCGAGGACGACGCACTCGCGGACACGGTGCTGGACGTGGTCGTGCGCCGGCTGGAGGGGCAGGGCGTGCCCGCACACCAGGTGTGGCTGCCGCCGCTGGACCAGGCGCCATCCCTGGACCAGCTACTGCCGGGGCTCGCGCGGACCGCGGACCGCGGCCTGACCGCGACGGAGTACACCCGTCCAGGTGGTCTCGTCGTGCCGTTGGGTCTGATCGACAAGCCGTTCGAGCAGCGGCGTGAGGTGCTGTACCGGGACTTCTCCGGTGCCGCGGGCCACATGATGGTCGTCGGCGGTCCGCAGTCCGGCAAGTCGACGCTGATGCGCACGCTGATCTCGTCGTTCGCCCTCAGCCACACCCCGAGCGAAGTGCAGTTCTACGCACTGGACTTCGGGGGCGGAGGGCTGTCCTCACTCGCGGACCTGCCCCACGTCGGTGGTGTCGCGTCCCGTCTGGACCCGGAGCGGGTGCGGCGTACGGTCGCGGAGGTCATGGGCGTACTGAACCGCCGTGAGGAGTTCTTCCGCTCCCACAACATCGACTCCATCGCCACCTACCGCCGCAGGCGGGCGACGGGCGAACTACCCGGTGAGGCGTGGGGCGATGTATTCCTGATCATCGATGGCTGGGGCACCTTCAGGAACGACTTCGAGGGTCTGGAGTCGATGGTGACCGACATCGCGGCCCGCGGTCTCGGCTACGGCGTGCACATCGTGATCACCGCAGCCCGGTACATGGAGATCCGGGCAGCGATCAAGGACCAGATGCTGGGTCGGCTGGAACTGCGCCTCGGCGACGTGATGGACTCCGAGTTCGACCGGAAGGTCGCGACGAACGTCCCGACGGGGGTGCCGGGCCGGGGCCAGGTGCCCGAGAAGCTGCACTTCATGGGTGCGCTGCCGCGCATCGACGACTCGAGCAGCGCCAGTGACCTCGCGGAGGGCACGGCCGCGTTCGTACAGGCGGTACGGGCGAGCTGGACGGGACCGGGTGCGCCTGCGGTGCGGTTGCTGCCGCGCAAGTTCCCCGCCGATCGGCTGCCGAAGGGGCTCGAGTTCCCTCGGCACGGCGTCGCGATCGGTATCGACGAGACCAGCCTGGAGCCGGTGTTCGTCGACTTCGAGACCGACCCGTTCTTCCTGGTGTTCGGTGAGAGCGAGTCCGGCAAGACGAACCTGCTGAGGCTCATCGCGAAGCAGATCGCCGAGCGCTACACGCCCGATGAGGCGAAGCTCGTCGTCGGCGACTACCGGAGAGCGCTGCTCGGCGCGCTGCCGGAGAGTCATCTGCTGGAGTACGCGCCTATGGCGAGTTCCATGCAGATGCACATGGAGGCTCTGTCCGGCGTGTTCGCACGGCGCCAGCCGCCGACGGACGTGACGCCGCAGCAGCTGCGGGACCGGAGCTGGTGGACGGGCCCGCAGATCTTCATCATCATCGACGACTACGACCTGGTCTCCACCAGCTCCGGAAATCCGCTGTCGCCACTCGCGGACTACCTGCCGTTCGCCCGGGACACGGGTGTCCGCTTCATCATCGCCCGTAACACGGCGGGCGCGTCCCGCTCGATGTACGAGGCGTTCATGCAGCGCATCAAGGAACTGGGGGCCCAGGGCGTGGTCCTGTCGGGCGATCCCCAGGAAGGCGACCTGATCGGCAACGTCCGCCCGAGGCCGATGCCGCCGGGCCGCGGCTACTTCGCGTCTCGCAAGGGCGGAGTGTCGCTGGTGCAGTTGGGACAGATGCCGGAGCTGTGA